In a single window of the Leptospira wolffii serovar Khorat str. Khorat-H2 genome:
- the merA gene encoding mercury(II) reductase encodes MKEEKIKLEIAGMTCDHCATGIKKMLSQNEGVKEANVSYPKATCECSFDPTKTSKEEIINTINGTKNYRVKSEISENGNSRNNQFDLIIIGGGSAAFSAAIKAESLGLSTLMVNGGLDFGGTCVNVGCVPSKNLIRAGESAYHATHSNFEGIKPKGVDIDFAQIIKDKKKLVATLQEKKYMDVVSDFENLTMLKGWATFKDNKIIEVDGKEYKAFKFLIAAGATTNIPTIEGLDKIDYLTNVSLFDLEEKPESLTIMGAGYIGLEIAMAYNRLGVKVRIIEFTDRVLRTQTPDISEALETQMRKEGIEILPNFRAVKFEKQGNETIIHCKCPDGSFTQIIEKGKVVIATGTKANTSQLGLDNIGLELTKSGHIAVNEKMETNLPNIYAAGDVTNTPAFVYTAAFEGKIAVENAFSGTDNKADYSSLPWVVFTDPQIAGAGLDEAQAESKGIPFEVSKLELKDVPRAIAANDTRGFIKLIRNSETDKLIGARVVAPEGGELIQQLSMAIKYGIMVKDLADSFYPYLTLGEGIKLAAITFGKDVSKLSCCAS; translated from the coding sequence ATGAAAGAAGAAAAAATAAAATTGGAAATTGCAGGTATGACCTGCGACCATTGTGCCACAGGAATAAAAAAAATGCTTTCACAAAATGAGGGTGTTAAAGAAGCCAATGTGAGCTACCCAAAAGCTACTTGTGAATGTTCTTTTGACCCTACCAAAACAAGTAAAGAAGAAATCATCAATACCATTAACGGCACAAAAAACTATCGTGTAAAAAGTGAAATTTCTGAAAATGGAAATAGTAGGAATAATCAATTTGATTTAATAATTATCGGTGGTGGTTCGGCTGCATTTTCGGCAGCTATCAAAGCCGAAAGTTTAGGTTTATCGACCTTAATGGTAAACGGTGGTTTGGACTTTGGCGGTACTTGTGTCAACGTGGGTTGTGTGCCTTCTAAAAATCTTATTCGTGCAGGCGAGTCGGCTTATCACGCTACACATTCCAACTTTGAAGGCATCAAGCCAAAAGGAGTTGATATTGATTTCGCTCAAATCATCAAAGACAAGAAAAAATTAGTAGCCACACTTCAAGAGAAAAAATATATGGATGTGGTAAGCGATTTTGAAAACTTGACTATGCTAAAAGGTTGGGCAACTTTCAAAGACAATAAAATCATTGAAGTTGACGGCAAGGAATACAAAGCCTTCAAATTTTTAATTGCTGCGGGAGCTACGACCAACATTCCGACTATTGAAGGATTGGACAAAATTGACTACTTGACCAACGTTTCCCTTTTCGACTTGGAAGAAAAACCCGAAAGCTTGACCATTATGGGAGCAGGTTACATAGGTTTGGAAATTGCAATGGCGTACAATCGTTTAGGCGTTAAAGTCCGAATCATTGAATTTACCGACCGTGTTCTACGGACACAAACCCCAGACATCAGTGAAGCATTGGAAACCCAAATGCGAAAAGAAGGCATTGAAATCTTACCTAATTTCAGAGCCGTGAAATTCGAGAAACAAGGGAATGAAACCATCATTCACTGTAAATGTCCTGACGGTTCATTTACGCAAATTATAGAAAAAGGTAAGGTAGTAATTGCCACAGGCACAAAAGCCAATACAAGCCAATTAGGGTTAGATAACATTGGTTTGGAACTCACCAAAAGCGGACATATCGCTGTAAATGAAAAAATGGAAACCAATCTACCTAACATTTACGCAGCAGGTGACGTAACCAACACCCCTGCATTTGTTTATACAGCCGCTTTTGAAGGTAAAATTGCCGTTGAAAATGCGTTCTCAGGAACAGATAATAAAGCCGATTATTCTTCTTTACCTTGGGTGGTGTTTACTGACCCACAAATTGCAGGGGCAGGTTTAGATGAAGCACAGGCAGAATCAAAAGGCATTCCGTTTGAAGTGTCAAAATTGGAATTGAAAGACGTACCGAGAGCCATAGCAGCCAACGACACAAGGGGTTTCATCAAACTCATTCGTAACTCGGAAACTGACAAACTTATAGGTGCAAGAGTAGTCGCACCCGAAGGTGGAGAACTCATACAACAATTAAGTATGGCAATCAAATACGGAATAATGGTGAAAGACTTAGCAGACAGTTTCTACCCTTATTTGACTTTGGGAGAAGGCATCAAATTAGCAGCTATAACGTTCGGAAAGGATGTATCAAAACTGAGTTGCTGTGCCAGCTAA
- the merB gene encoding organomercurial lyase: protein MKNQRKYIDGQLNDILFSEFKIKNSDFILRIFQELMLGSSISKNRFYKLIKVSKDKADAILNKLGETDVQGNIIAFSGLSTVPTKHRFIVNGKMLYTWCVVDAILFAEWLGVEANVHSTDPIDNSPIELQINGGQLLWTTPYPLFISWLESVDTCNIKGSLCNHVSFFASERTAKQWLKNNPDGKILTLEDFFEPKNIGMKCC, encoded by the coding sequence ATGAAAAATCAACGAAAATATATTGACGGTCAATTAAACGACATTCTTTTTTCTGAATTTAAGATAAAGAATAGCGATTTTATTTTACGAATATTTCAAGAATTGATGCTAGGCAGTTCTATATCTAAAAACAGATTTTATAAACTAATAAAAGTGTCCAAAGATAAAGCGGACGCTATTTTGAATAAACTGGGCGAAACCGATGTACAAGGAAATATTATTGCATTTTCTGGTCTATCTACAGTTCCTACCAAACATCGCTTTATTGTAAATGGTAAGATGTTATACACATGGTGTGTAGTAGATGCCATTCTGTTTGCTGAATGGTTAGGTGTAGAAGCCAATGTTCATTCAACTGACCCGATTGATAACTCTCCCATCGAATTACAAATAAACGGAGGTCAGCTATTATGGACAACTCCTTATCCTTTATTTATTTCTTGGTTAGAATCTGTTGACACCTGCAATATTAAAGGGTCGCTATGTAATCACGTTTCATTTTTTGCAAGCGAAAGAACAGCAAAACAATGGTTAAAAAATAATCCTGATGGAAAAATATTGACGCTTGAGGATTTCTTTGAGCCTAAAAACATAGGAATGAAATGTTGTTAA
- a CDS encoding heavy-metal-associated domain-containing protein, whose product MKKNLILLSALFLIGIAQLNAQCCKPTDSKAQTANTNQQEGKTLKLKITGMTCAGCSNHISNALKEVDGIIEHKVEYPGDLATIQYDPSKTNPEAIIKVIEKTGYKAEIIKENSK is encoded by the coding sequence ATGAAAAAGAATTTAATTCTATTGAGTGCTTTGTTCCTAATTGGAATTGCTCAGCTTAATGCTCAATGTTGCAAACCGACTGACAGTAAAGCACAAACAGCAAATACAAACCAGCAAGAAGGTAAAACCCTGAAATTGAAAATAACGGGAATGACTTGTGCAGGTTGCTCCAACCACATTTCAAATGCCCTCAAAGAAGTGGACGGCATTATTGAACACAAAGTGGAATATCCAGGCGATTTGGCAACTATCCAGTACGACCCAAGCAAAACAAATCCTGAAGCTATCATAAAAGTAATTGAAAAAACAGGTTATAAAGCCGAAATCATTAAAGAAAATTCTAAATAA
- the merTP gene encoding mercuric transport protein MerTP, translating into MDKKKNTGTYIGAGVFTAVAASLCCITPVLALISGASGVASTFSWMEPARPYLIGITVLVLGFAWYQKLKPRTAEEIQCDCEEDEKKPFMQTKTFLGIVTVFAALMLAFPNYAHIFYPSNDNKEVVIVNASDIQTVTFDVKGMTCNGCASHVENDVNKLPGIVKVDAIYEEATAKVEFDQTKVSLAQIEEAINGTGYKVVGKK; encoded by the coding sequence ATGGATAAAAAGAAAAACACTGGAACATACATTGGTGCAGGAGTATTCACGGCAGTAGCAGCATCACTTTGCTGCATTACACCTGTATTGGCTCTTATTTCAGGAGCGTCAGGAGTGGCATCTACATTTTCGTGGATGGAACCAGCAAGACCTTATCTAATCGGTATCACTGTTTTGGTGTTGGGTTTTGCTTGGTATCAGAAACTCAAACCACGAACAGCCGAAGAAATTCAATGTGATTGCGAAGAAGACGAAAAGAAACCCTTTATGCAGACCAAAACATTCTTGGGAATTGTAACCGTATTTGCAGCCTTGATGCTCGCTTTTCCGAACTACGCACACATTTTCTATCCTTCAAACGACAACAAGGAAGTTGTAATCGTCAATGCTTCTGACATCCAAACGGTAACTTTTGATGTAAAAGGAATGACTTGCAATGGTTGTGCTTCACACGTAGAAAATGATGTGAACAAATTGCCAGGCATTGTTAAGGTAGATGCGATTTATGAAGAAGCGACTGCCAAAGTAGAATTTGACCAAACCAAAGTGAGTCTTGCTCAAATTGAAGAAGCCATCAACGGTACAGGTTACAAAGTGGTTGGCAAGAAATAG
- a CDS encoding MerR family DNA-binding protein, with the protein MAEVNIETIRFYERKELIKPLERLESGYRIFSEDTVKRLRFIKSAKQLGFTLKEISELLNLQVSNKNTCNAVNKKAKIKIDEIQNKITMLKKMKKILYDLSLSCSEKKLTVDCPILAALND; encoded by the coding sequence TTGGCGGAAGTAAATATTGAAACTATCCGGTTTTATGAAAGAAAAGAATTAATAAAACCATTAGAAAGGCTTGAATCTGGGTACCGCATATTTTCCGAAGATACTGTAAAAAGGTTAAGATTTATAAAAAGTGCAAAGCAACTTGGTTTTACTTTAAAAGAAATATCCGAATTATTAAATTTACAGGTTTCTAATAAAAATACCTGTAACGCGGTAAATAAAAAAGCTAAAATTAAAATTGATGAAATTCAGAATAAGATTACTATGCTCAAAAAAATGAAAAAAATTCTTTATGACTTATCTTTATCATGCAGTGAAAAAAAACTTACGGTAGATTGCCCAATTTTGGCCGCACTGAATGACTGA
- a CDS encoding tyrosine-type recombinase/integrase has protein sequence MTNRIHVLRIWENGRSYAAISFPYDSELITRIKNIRNSFWDSSKRIWKIPFSESNLSEFIREYGECIDTEPEILLMPLKTEMVRRNYSKKTQRTYILYNKALIRNIGKHPYRIRDYEIREYLDGLYEKGLASVSIRLILQAVKFYYKIIIRKDILKNYPLPKKEKRIPESLSREEVRRILSSLSNPKHRLLLQICYGSGLRVSEVIGLRGTDIDWERKSIRIRQGKGKKDRFSLLPGQCIEGLKSVIDRNGPRSWIFPGMKTGSALSVRSAENIFHLAKSKAKVAKDVSIHDLRHAFAIHLLENGTSIKLIQTLLGHASVKTTEIYARIVNPSVAKIKSPLDEI, from the coding sequence ATGACCAATCGCATCCATGTCCTCCGGATTTGGGAAAACGGCCGCTCGTATGCGGCGATTTCCTTCCCTTACGATTCCGAATTAATCACTCGAATTAAGAATATTCGAAATTCCTTTTGGGATTCATCCAAGAGAATCTGGAAAATTCCCTTTTCCGAATCCAATCTTTCCGAATTCATCCGGGAATACGGAGAATGCATCGATACCGAACCGGAAATTCTTCTCATGCCGTTAAAAACGGAGATGGTACGGAGAAATTATAGCAAAAAGACCCAGAGAACCTACATTCTATATAATAAAGCGCTTATCCGAAATATCGGAAAGCATCCTTACCGGATCCGAGACTATGAAATTAGAGAGTATCTGGATGGCCTTTACGAGAAAGGTCTAGCTTCGGTATCGATTCGTCTGATTTTACAGGCTGTAAAATTCTATTATAAAATCATCATAAGAAAAGATATTCTTAAGAATTATCCTTTACCAAAAAAAGAGAAGAGGATCCCCGAGTCCTTGAGTAGGGAAGAAGTACGGAGAATCCTTTCTTCTCTAAGCAATCCGAAGCATAGATTACTATTGCAGATTTGCTATGGATCCGGACTTAGAGTCAGCGAGGTCATCGGATTGAGAGGGACCGATATAGATTGGGAAAGAAAATCGATCCGGATTCGGCAGGGAAAAGGGAAGAAGGACAGATTCTCTCTTTTGCCCGGGCAATGTATTGAGGGCCTAAAGAGTGTGATCGATAGGAACGGGCCAAGGTCTTGGATCTTTCCCGGAATGAAGACCGGATCGGCCCTTAGTGTTCGTTCCGCGGAAAATATTTTTCATCTCGCAAAATCCAAGGCGAAGGTCGCCAAAGACGTCTCGATCCACGATCTTAGACACGCATTTGCAATTCACCTTCTGGAGAATGGTACCTCAATTAAACTCATCCAAACTCTCTTGGGTCATGCTTCGGTCAAGACTACGGAGATCTACGCCAGGATCGTCAATCCGTCAGTCGCTAAGATTAAAAGCCCGCTGGATGAGATTTAG
- a CDS encoding phytoene desaturase family protein has translation MENRDFDIVIIGSGMGALTVGSLLSQFGNKKVLLLEQHFKAGGFTHVFKREGKFLWDVGIHYVGDMAPDSPLRRIFDLVTGGKVDWAPMPEIFEKFVYPDFSFSVRNDPKLYQEDLIHSFPHESDSIRRYFQDVRKVSSWHGRHMMLKALPPFLDTFGAAIDLIGASSALVTTGEYLDSNFKDPKLKAILCSQWGDYGLPPHISSFAIHSLIVSHYLHGGFYPVGGSGQIAQAVQEILKEHGGRIALSRQVSEILVKDGKAVGVRVINKRKSEESGKIEEEIYYADHIVSNAGAYNTYLKLLPESVLISFRQNLDSFSKAYPLISNVTLYLGLKDDPRKLGFQGENHWIYSSFDHDKNFSDGYKWTEGGKIPGVYLSFPSLKDPKAHAHTAEIIAFCDYRAFEEWKNQTWKERDDKYARKKKELIDRLLLYVEERYPGFSQLIEYSELSTPLTTEHFTRHQRGTIYGLASVPERFKEAKSPWFSPKTPIENLTLTGSDAASPGLSGAMMGGFAAFTRVSGGISILQLLRKAGPAR, from the coding sequence ATGGAAAATCGCGATTTCGACATCGTCATCATCGGCTCAGGTATGGGGGCACTAACCGTCGGTTCCCTCCTTTCCCAGTTCGGAAACAAAAAAGTCCTTCTACTCGAGCAACATTTTAAGGCCGGAGGCTTTACTCATGTTTTCAAGAGGGAAGGAAAGTTTCTTTGGGATGTGGGGATTCATTACGTAGGTGATATGGCCCCAGATTCTCCCCTACGCCGCATCTTCGATTTGGTTACCGGAGGCAAAGTGGATTGGGCTCCCATGCCGGAAATCTTCGAAAAATTCGTTTATCCGGATTTTAGCTTTTCCGTCCGAAACGATCCGAAGCTATATCAAGAAGATTTAATCCATTCTTTTCCTCACGAATCCGATTCCATCCGCAGATATTTCCAGGACGTCCGAAAAGTTTCTTCTTGGCATGGAAGGCATATGATGCTGAAAGCACTTCCTCCCTTTTTGGATACCTTCGGCGCCGCAATCGATTTGATCGGCGCTTCCTCCGCCCTCGTCACCACGGGTGAATATCTGGATTCTAATTTTAAAGATCCGAAGCTGAAAGCGATTCTCTGCTCCCAATGGGGGGATTACGGACTACCTCCTCATATTAGTTCCTTTGCCATTCATTCTCTTATAGTCTCCCATTATCTCCATGGAGGCTTTTATCCGGTAGGAGGCTCGGGACAAATCGCCCAAGCGGTCCAGGAAATTTTAAAGGAGCATGGGGGAAGAATCGCCCTTTCCCGTCAAGTTTCGGAGATTTTAGTGAAGGACGGAAAGGCGGTCGGAGTTCGCGTGATTAATAAACGCAAATCCGAGGAATCCGGAAAAATCGAAGAAGAGATCTATTACGCGGATCATATCGTATCCAATGCCGGGGCTTATAATACTTATCTAAAGCTCTTACCCGAATCCGTTCTCATCTCTTTTCGTCAGAACTTGGACTCCTTCTCTAAGGCCTATCCCCTTATTTCCAACGTCACTCTCTATCTGGGTTTAAAAGACGACCCTCGAAAATTGGGGTTTCAAGGAGAGAATCACTGGATCTATTCTTCTTTCGATCATGATAAGAATTTCTCGGACGGTTATAAATGGACGGAAGGAGGCAAAATTCCCGGAGTCTATCTTTCCTTCCCTTCCCTAAAGGATCCTAAGGCCCATGCTCATACCGCGGAAATCATCGCCTTTTGCGACTATCGCGCCTTCGAAGAATGGAAAAATCAAACCTGGAAAGAAAGAGACGATAAATACGCCCGGAAAAAGAAAGAATTAATCGACAGGCTTCTTTTGTACGTTGAAGAAAGATATCCCGGATTCTCCCAATTGATCGAATATTCGGAACTTTCTACCCCTCTTACTACGGAACATTTCACCCGTCACCAGCGGGGCACGATCTACGGATTAGCGAGCGTCCCCGAAAGGTTTAAAGAAGCCAAGTCTCCTTGGTTCTCCCCGAAAACTCCCATAGAAAATCTGACTCTTACCGGATCCGACGCGGCTTCTCCCGGACTAAGCGGCGCGATGATGGGAGGTTTCGCCGCATTTACTCGCGTCTCAGGCGGCATAAGCATTCTTCAGCTCCTACGTAAAGCCGGACCGGCCCGTTGA
- a CDS encoding ATP-binding protein, whose translation METSDRSGTNFQLLFESVPGLYLILDSNLKIAAVSNAYLAATLTKRSEILGRGIFEVFPDNPDDPNADGVSNLKESLLRVISTKTPDAMAVQKYDIQLPESEGGGFREKFWSPLNTPILGENGKVAYIVHQVEDVTEFVQLNRKRSEEIKITEELRNRTRQMESEILRRSEQLQQTNRKLREAEQIKNEFFANVSHELRTPLSLILAPLESILSGKYGDIPVQQSDFLKTIHNNSVRLLQLVNSILDFSKVESGKMTVELESLDIAKLTSSILKDFIPSTHEKGIAIRSEIKPESIGVRIDRYLFERILFNLLSNAIKFTPSSGNITVSLILNDNMLTLSVSDSGIGISEEDIPKLFRSFHQLEGSSTRRFEGTGLGLAMVKEFSELLGGEVDVKSRIGSGSTFTVKIPVQTSGSSDLIEAAPRSTSLYYFQTPKKESVEHGGSSSSSARVLVCEDNPDLSDYISSLLKDFCTVMSAKNGEEGIALVRSWSPDLVLSDVMMPVKDGIELCREIKSDPNLSKTVVILLTAQTHRDAMIRGWEAKADEYLFKPFHPEELITRVKSLLSIAEDRKRTMQWIEQKNAELADANSELEAFSYSVSHDLRAPLRAIYGYSEMLREDYGSVLDEDGNRFLKVLTESTQRMERLIDNLLEFSRVGKRESHNVRFDMTEIANNVVSQLKEQAEVKAEIVIHPLSEVISDKDLMSYVLQNLISNAVKYSSKKEHPKVEVGMTETERGKTFFVKDNGAGFDMKYYSRLFGVFQRLHRQDDFDGTGVGLAIVNRIVTRYKGKVWAEGKIGEGACFYFTIGDPPGTEAGDQSEEVA comes from the coding sequence ATGGAAACTTCCGATCGTTCTGGCACAAATTTTCAATTACTTTTCGAATCCGTTCCCGGCCTATATCTTATTCTAGATTCAAATCTGAAAATCGCTGCAGTGAGTAACGCATATCTAGCCGCCACTCTTACCAAAAGATCCGAGATTTTAGGCAGAGGAATTTTCGAAGTTTTTCCGGATAATCCGGACGATCCGAATGCCGACGGTGTCAGCAATCTCAAAGAGTCCCTTTTAAGGGTCATAAGCACGAAGACCCCTGACGCGATGGCGGTCCAGAAATACGATATCCAACTCCCGGAGTCGGAGGGCGGAGGATTTAGGGAAAAATTCTGGAGTCCCTTGAACACTCCCATTCTGGGTGAAAATGGAAAAGTCGCTTATATCGTCCACCAAGTGGAGGACGTAACCGAATTCGTACAATTGAATCGAAAAAGATCGGAAGAGATTAAAATCACCGAAGAGCTCCGGAATCGCACCCGCCAGATGGAAAGCGAAATCCTAAGGCGCTCCGAACAATTACAGCAGACAAACCGGAAGCTCAGAGAGGCGGAGCAAATTAAGAACGAATTCTTCGCTAACGTCTCTCACGAGCTCAGAACTCCCCTGTCTCTGATTCTTGCTCCCTTGGAGTCCATTCTTTCCGGTAAATACGGAGACATCCCTGTTCAGCAATCCGATTTTCTCAAAACGATCCACAATAACTCGGTAAGATTGCTCCAATTAGTCAATAGCATATTGGATTTTTCTAAAGTAGAATCCGGTAAGATGACCGTGGAATTGGAATCCCTGGATATCGCAAAATTGACTTCTTCCATCCTCAAGGATTTCATCCCTTCGACCCATGAAAAAGGAATCGCCATCCGAAGTGAAATCAAGCCAGAGTCTATCGGAGTTCGAATCGATCGTTACCTATTCGAAAGGATTCTTTTTAACTTACTCTCGAACGCCATAAAATTCACCCCTTCCTCCGGAAACATTACCGTAAGTTTGATTCTGAACGACAATATGCTTACTCTTTCCGTTTCCGACTCCGGAATCGGGATTTCGGAAGAAGATATCCCTAAATTATTCCGAAGCTTCCATCAATTAGAAGGCTCTTCCACACGCAGATTCGAAGGTACCGGACTTGGCCTCGCGATGGTAAAAGAATTTTCGGAACTACTCGGAGGGGAAGTGGATGTGAAGAGTAGAATAGGATCCGGAAGCACATTTACCGTTAAGATTCCGGTCCAAACTTCCGGTTCTTCCGATTTAATAGAAGCGGCTCCTCGATCTACCTCGTTATATTATTTTCAAACTCCTAAAAAAGAATCGGTAGAACACGGAGGGTCGTCATCCTCTTCGGCAAGAGTCCTCGTGTGCGAAGACAATCCGGATCTCTCCGACTACATTTCTTCCTTATTGAAGGATTTTTGTACGGTAATGTCCGCTAAGAACGGAGAGGAAGGAATAGCGCTCGTACGATCCTGGTCTCCCGATTTGGTTCTCTCCGATGTGATGATGCCCGTCAAGGACGGGATAGAGCTTTGTCGGGAAATCAAATCCGATCCGAATCTATCTAAGACGGTCGTAATTCTTTTAACGGCCCAAACACATAGGGACGCGATGATCCGAGGCTGGGAGGCCAAAGCGGACGAGTATCTATTCAAGCCCTTCCATCCGGAGGAGCTTATCACCCGAGTAAAATCGCTTCTTTCTATAGCCGAGGACCGAAAAAGGACGATGCAATGGATCGAGCAAAAAAACGCAGAACTCGCGGATGCTAATTCGGAGCTGGAAGCTTTTTCATATTCCGTTTCCCACGATCTGAGAGCGCCGTTACGCGCCATATACGGTTATTCCGAAATGCTGAGAGAAGATTACGGATCCGTTTTGGACGAGGACGGAAATCGATTCTTAAAAGTGCTGACCGAGTCCACTCAGAGAATGGAACGACTCATCGATAATCTTTTGGAATTCTCCAGAGTGGGCAAGAGAGAATCGCATAATGTAAGATTCGATATGACCGAAATAGCGAATAATGTGGTCTCCCAATTAAAAGAACAAGCCGAGGTCAAGGCAGAGATCGTCATTCATCCCCTATCGGAAGTGATCTCGGACAAGGACTTGATGTCCTATGTTTTACAGAATCTGATCTCCAATGCCGTGAAGTATTCTTCCAAGAAGGAACACCCCAAGGTAGAGGTGGGAATGACGGAAACGGAGAGAGGAAAGACCTTCTTCGTGAAAGACAACGGCGCCGGATTCGATATGAAATACTATTCCAGGCTTTTTGGAGTATTCCAAAGGCTCCACAGACAGGACGATTTCGATGGGACCGGGGTCGGTTTGGCCATCGTAAATCGAATTGTAACTCGGTATAAGGGAAAAGTCTGGGCGGAAGGAAAGATAGGAGAAGGTGCCTGCTTCTATTTCACGATCGGAGATCCCCCCGGGACCGAAGCCGGAGACCAATCCGAAGAAGTCGCCTAA